The Chryseobacterium oranimense genome contains the following window.
TGCCAATCTCTGGAAACAGAATCAATAAAGATCAGTTCAAAAAAATAAAAAAGCCTTTCAAGTTTTCTTGAAAGGCTTTTTCTGTATGCTTTATCTTTTATTCACGATTCTTAAGCATGATCCATCCGGACCAGTTCATCTGAGCTTTTGACTTAGGGTATTCAAAATTAAATTTATACCAATAAGTAGCTGTAGGAAGTTTTTTTCCTCCTACCGTTCCGTCCCAGACCGGTTTTTCTTTAGAGAATCTGAACATCTCCACTCCATATCTGTCAAATATAGATCCTGTAAAATTTTTGAATTCACCCAATGCTGTAAGATCCAATACATCATTCACACCATCATTATTCGGTGTAATGATATTATTGATCTGAAGTGTATAGAAATCAAAAGTTCCTACACAATGAGTCCCTACTCTTCTGATCAATACAGTATAGTTGGTATTGTCTAAAAGGTTGGTAAAAATATTGGACTGCTGCCATGTAATTCCATTATCCAGAGAATATTCCAAAGTGCTTGGAGTATTGTTCATCATAGGATTTTCAGCAATAATCGTCACTGTTTTTTTAGCACTTTCATACTGAACGGCCGTCACGAAAGGAGTGGCTGCACCTCCTACTTTCGCTGTGAAAATCTTTTTACAGAATCCGTTATCGACTTCTACGGTATAAATACCCCAGCTGTCTGCAGTAATGGTCTGAGTGGTAGCTCCTGTACTCCACAAATATTTATAGTTCGGCCCGGCACCTGCGTCTAAAGTAACACGGTCACCCAGACACATTTCTATATCTTTTAAAGGCGACGTAATCTCCGGAGTCACTTCTACGGTTATAGAAGCAGGGTTCAATGAACGGCATCCTTTTGTACCGACAGCATACACTGTAAATGTCGTAGTCTGGTATAAAGTTACCGTTTGGGTATTTCCGGTACCAGGGAAATTACCCCACTGGTAAGTTACCCCTCCATCAGCAGTAAGCGTTACTGTTTCTCCCGGACATATCTTTATTCTGGAAGATTTAATACCCGCCTTCGGTGTGGTTTCTTTTTGCAGGGTCAGTTCTATCATCTTGCTGCAGAAACCTCCGTTTGATACTACAACGTACAGGATCTGTCCGTCCGTCCCGTTATAGTTTAAAATATTCTGAATATAATTACCATTCTGAGCTACAGCATCAGCCTGATTGACATAAAATTTGAATACCGCTCCCGGAGTCGGGCTTATTGAAGGCATGGCCTCAGTCAGGTCAAAGGTGGTAATATCCGGTGTGGAACACAGCAGAAGTGTAGCATTCTGTGCCTGCGGAGTAGTTCCCCCATGAATCTGTATAGTCGCTTTACCCGGGCAAGGATTTCCAGGAACACTTACCTCAATAGTATAAGTTCCCGGCTGAACAGCCGTAATGGTATTAGTAGTTGCACCAGTTATAGGAGCCCCGTTCAGATACCATTGGTATAATAAATTAGGATCACTTACCGAAGCGGTGATCAGCTGCGGTACATTATCACAAACATTGATATCAGAAGGTAAAGTGGCGCCGCTTGGGTCTAAAAGCTCAACCCCAATGTTAAATGATCCTCCTTCCAAAAATACGGCAGAATCCCAGCCATGATCTTCATAACTTCCCGGCGAATAATCCGCAACAACCATTTTAAAATGATATGCCTGCCCTGCCATTACCGTCGCAGTTGCAGTAAGAGGAATTGTTCTTCCCTCGAAATTCGTTTCAACATTCCCGGTATTATAGCCTCCAAAATACTGTTCGTTAATTGCAGCACAACTGCCAGGAATTGCCGGATGAATATTGGTAATACTTACAGGACCGGCACCACCGGGAAGTATTGCCATATTCTGATAAGGCCCACCCGATATTGGTCTAAGCAAAATAGCAAAGGCATCTGCGTACTGACATGGAAATGAACCGGAGTACTCTTCGGATGCCAGGATATAATTAAATTTAATCTGTGAAGTAGTCGGCACAAAGTCAAATTCCAAAAGAACAGCATCCGTCAATGTTCCGGTAGATCCGATGGCCTGTGCAAGATCGGAATCTGTTCCTCCCCCGTTATTGTCACTCAGGTTTCCTTCCGGTCCGTTACCTGCTCTTCTGGCTTTCCCTGTAGAAAGTATAATCCCGTCCTTGAATGGGAAATTGGTAGTTCCTTTGTGGAAATACCCCCATGATCTGTCAGCATCAGATACGGCATGGTTTGGGGTAATTTTTACATTGGATACCGCAGGCGTCACACAGGTATTTGTACCTGAAGAGATCAGGACATCTTTTACCAGCTGTGTAATGGAATAGCTGGATTCCGTATATCCCGGAGCATTCACATCAATAAAAGTGCCCGCTTTCTGAGCAGCTGATCCTGAAGGTTGATTTTTGGGAGGCTTGCGGGGCCCATCTGTTTGAGAATATAAAAATGTCGATACGACTAAGAAAAATAAAAGGAATAGTAGATTTCTTCGCATAATACTTTTGTTTCAACAAATTTAATTTATTTCTAAATATATCCTATATTTTTTATCTAATTTTTAAAATAAAAAAAACAAACCTTCCAAATATGGAAGGTTTGTGTATTAGTTTCTATTTTTTAGCAATATCCAGCCTGAGCGCTGTTCAAGCTTTTTGCTTGCCGGATTTTCCCATTGTACTTTATACCAGTAGGTGCCTGTAGCCAGGTTAAGGCCTTTTAAAGTGCCTCTCCAGACCGCATCCGTTTTAGTAGCCTTGAAGAGCTGTGCGCCATAGCGGTCAAAGATGGATGCTGCAAAATTATTATAACCACTGATTCCCGTGAAATCAATCGTATCATTTATTCCATCCATATTAGGTGTAATAGCGTTGCTGATCACAAAGGTGAAGTAATCCAATGTTGTTCCACATTTTGCGTCCACTACCCTTACCATCAGATGGTAGTTTGTATTGTTCAATACATTATAGAATATATTGGATGGCTGCCATACTCCCCCCCCGTCTATCGAATATTCCAAAACGCCTCCTGTAGGATTGCTTGCCGTAAGGGTAAGCACATGGTTATCATATACGACATTTGTAAATTTAGGCAGATCCGGATTTAATAGTTTTCCGGTAAACGTTTTGGAACACGTTCCGTTACTGATGGTAACGGTATAAGTTCCGGGAACATTGGTAGATATGGTTTGGGTAGTTGCTCCGGTATTCCATAAGTAGGTATAATTCGTACCTGGGCCGGCATCTAAAACTCCTGTATCTCCTTCACAGACATATACATCTTCCAATGTAGATACAATTGCCGGTACCACTTCAATTGTTACTTTCGCAGGGTTTATTGAGCTACAACCATTACCTCCAAGTGCATAAACTGAGTATTCCGTAGTAATTGTAGGTGAAACTACCTGTGTATTTCCGTTGCCGGGAAGCCCTACCCAATTATAGGTAATTCCACCTGTAGCGGTAAGTGTAACAGATTCTCCGGCACAAATTTTTATTTTAGATGCCGATACACCCGCTGTTGGCGGTCCAACGATAACAGTAACCGTTGCCGGGGTTGCAGAAACACAGCCGTTAGCAGATACCGCATATACAGTGTAAACCGTAGTTAAAGTCGGAGAAACTACCTGTGTATTTCCGTTTCCTGGAAGTCCCACCCAGTTATAGGTAACCCCACCGGAAGCTGTCAGAGTTACAGATTCTCCCACACATATTCTGGGTTGTGAAGATACCACAGTAGCTGTTGGCAACGTTGTATTTTGTGTTACGGTTACGGTTGCCGTATAAGTACAGCTTAAATTCCCAGGCTGTGATACATTGGTAACCGTAAGTGTATAGGTTCCCCCTGCATTGACTACAGGGGTAAGGGTATTGGCACCTGACACAATATTTCCGCCTCCTGCTGCTGTCCATGCAATGGTAGATCCTGCAGGCACTACAGATGCAGAAGCATTTAATGTAGTCTGAGGTGTCGTACAGGTTATTTCCTGCGGTGCTGCTATCGTAAGTGTTGTTTCAGCTGTTCTCAGTAACTGAAGGGAAACTACATAATGACATCCTCCGTTTTTCACCAATACATATATAGTCTGATTTCCCGGAGGGGAATAAGTCGTAGGTGTTGCAATGAAATTAGTATTGCCCGCAAGAGCGTCAGCCTGGTTGATATAGTAAGTAAAAGTAACCCCAGCTCCTGCAGAAGTAATCTGGCTTTGAGCAGTTGTCAGATCATAGGTAAGTCCCGGAGCATAGCATTTATGCAATACGGCATCCTGCACAGTAATAGGCTGTGAAACTTCAATAGTGATTGTTGCAGGATTTTGGGATACGCATCCATTGGCTCCTACCGCTGTTACCGTATAAGTTGTAGTTGCAGTAGGTGATACAGTCTGGGTATTTCCTGTTCCGGGAAGACCTGTCCAGTTATAGGTGGTACCTCCTGATGCTGTTAAGGTTACCGATTCACCGCTGCATATCTGCGTTTTGCTTGCTGTAAGCCCTGTAACCGGTGGAGCGCTGTCCCCGGTAACTGTAACATTAGCAGTAGTGGTACAGATTACCCCTCCTGGTTGATATGTTTTTGATATAGTTAAAGTATAGGTCCCCGGAGCATTGATAACCGGAGTTAAAGTAGTTCCTCCTGAAACGATATTCCCTCCTGTAGTTGTCCAGTTAAAAGTAGATCCTGCAGGATATACAGAAGCTGAAGCATCTAAAGTCGTCTGTGAGCTGGCACAGGTCAATACCGCCGGCGGCAGAATTGATGCTGTCATCTGAGAGGCTTTTACCAGCTGCAGCTCAGCTACTTTGGAGCAAAAACCGTTTTTGACAAGAACATAGACTGTTTGTCCACCCGGGCTCGAAAAGGTGGCAGGGCTGGGAATAGTATTTGTATTTCCGGCATTGGCATCTGCCTGATTTAAATAGTATGAAAATGTTGCACCGGGCGTTGTACTGATAGAAGCATTTGCGGAAGGTAGATTAAAAGTTGCATTTCCAGCAGTATAACAGGCTGTCAGGGTGGCATTCTGTACGGTGGGGGAAGTTCCTCCCACTACTGTAATGGTTCCTGTTCCGGGACATGTATTTCCCTGGATGAATACCTGAACACTATATACTCCAGGCTGCGTAGCAGTATAGCTCGGACCAGTCTGGCCGGGAATAGGGTTATTATTTAAAAACCACTGATAGGTAACGTTAGGAACCTGTACAGAAGCTGTGAATGTTTGGGGAGCATTATCGCACATATAAACCGTATCAGGAAGCTGAACTCCGGCAGGGTCTAAAATTTTCACCCCGATATCGAATGATCCTGCTTCCAGAAATACTGCTGAATCGTAATTTCTGTCACTAAAATCTGCCAAAACCATTTTAAAGTGATAAGTTACACCCGGAGTTACGGTAGCTTTTGCAGTCAAAGGTATTGTGCGTCCGTCAAAATTGGTTTCAACAACCGGATTATTTATTCCTGCAAAATAAGAAGCGTTAACGGCACCACAACCTCCGGGAATTGCCGGGTGGATGTTAGTAACACTTACAGGTCCTGCGCCTCCGGGAAGCACTGCCAGATTGGTATAGGTAGGATCTGTTGCCTTTTTTAGCAATAAAGCAAATCCGTCTGATTTGGTACATGCAAACTGGAATCCGGGAGCATATTCTTTGGAGGCAAACAAGTATCTGAATGAGATTTCTGTAGAAGCCGGCACAAAATCAAATTCTATGTAAGTGGCATCTCTCAGTTCGGCATTGTTAATTCCTAAAGCCGTAGCCAGATCTGTGTCTCCCAAGGCATTGGGACCTAAACCGTCATTTAAAATTCCCTGATAAGTATTTCCTGCTTTTGCAGCATATCCTGTGGAAAGAACGATACCTTTTGCAAATGGAAAAGCTGTAGTAGCTTTATTAAAATACCCCCAACTGCGGCTGGGATCACTTATTGTTAAATTGGGAGAAACACTTACGTTGCTGACATTGGAGGTAGAACAGGCTCCTCCCGAGATCAGCACTTCTTTTACCAGCTGTGTAATGCTGTAGCCGGACTCTGTGTAATTGGGTGTATTTACATCTATAAAAGCACCGGCCTTCATAGAGGTTGCATTGGCTTTTTTTGCAGGAATCGTTGCTCTATCTATGTTCTGAGCAAAAACAAAGTTTCCGATTAGTGCAAAAAATAACGCCAAAAATAAATTTCCAATCCTCCTATTTAACATTTTATAGTATTTTAAACAAAAATACTATTTTTTTTGATTGAAAGTTAATTTAACACAATTTACATTATCATTAATACAAGCTTACTTATTCTGCAATATAAATTTGCTTTATTTGAAAATAATAAGAAAGGCTGACAAAAATGCCAGCCTTTCTATAAATTATATAAATGATTATTCTAAGTTTTTAAGAAGAATCCATCCTGTTTTCACTGCCATCTGTTTACTGGCAGGATCCTGATAGGTTACCTGATACCAGTAAGATGCGGTAGGCAGACGTTTCCCCTGGAAATAGCCATCCCAGTAAGGTCTGGTTTTTCCGGCTTTGAACACTTCTTTTCCGTATCGGTCAAAAACCCGTCCGTTAAAGTCTTTGTAGCTGCTTACCCCGCTGAAATCAATAATATCATTAACATTATCTCCGTTAGGGGTAATTACATTCTTCATGACGAATGTAAAGTATTCCAAAAATCCTACACAGCTGGTATTCTTCACTTTAACCCGGATAGATATCACGGTATTTTTAGGTACATTAGAAAATACATTGGAAGACTGCCAGGTAAAACCGTTGTCTACAGAATATTCTAAGATTCCGTTACTAGGGTTAGTGGCTGTAAGAACCATTGTTCCGTTGTCATTATAATCAACTTTTATAATTTCCGGAATCCCAGCCTGTATTACCAGGGTTTTAAATTCTTTGGAACATACTCCGTTGCTGATCGTTACCGTATATTCACCCGGTGTTCCTACGGTAATACCCTGAGTTGTTTCTCCGGTATTCCATTCATAGGTATATCCCGGTCCGGATCCGGCATCCAAAAGGATCATATCCCCTTCACAGATCTGGCCTCCTTTCAGTGAGGAAACAATGGCAGGAACTACGTCAATAGTAATAGTGGCAGGCTGTAAAGATTTACATCCCTGTGCCCCGATAGCATACACGGTATAAGTAGTTGTCTGAGTCGGGCTTACTGTTCTTACTCCTCCGGTTGCAGAAGTATCTCCCCATTGATAGGTGACACCGCCTGAAGCAGTTAATATCAGAGATTCTCCTTCGCAGATTCTCAATCTCGGAGCATTAAGCTGAGCAACAGGTGTTTCTTCTCTTTTTAAAGTCAGGGTTACAAGTTTGCTGCAGAATGCGCCATTGGAAACGACTACATAAATTACCTGTCCATCGGTCCCGTTATAGTTGGTAAGGTTTGTAATAAAGTTATTGTTTTGAGCCTGTGCATCTGCCTGATTGGCATAAAAGCGAAATACTGCACCTGCCGTTGTACTGATCTGCGGTTTTGCATCTTCCAAATTGAAAGTACTGAGGGCAGGAGTGGCACAAAGTTTCAGTGTTGCATTCTGGGCTGTCGGAGAGGTTCCTCCTATAATGGTAATGCTTGCCTGCTGGCATTCTGTTCCCCCTACGAATGTCTTCACCTGATATACGCCCGGAGAGGTCGCTATGTATGTGGCACTGGTTGCATTAGGGATCACTACTCCGTCTTTATACCATTTGTAGGTCATTCCCGGAACGGTAGATACCTGTGCTTTTAATACCTGAGGTGTATTATCACACATGTTGATGGTATCTCCCAGAGGATTTCCGTTACCGTCAACAATGGTCATTCCGATATCAAAAGATCCTCCCTGCAGAAATACGGCAGAGTCATAACGCTGGTCCAAAGCATCTGCAAGAACTAGCTTAAAATGGTATGTCTGGCCCGGAATAACCGTTGCCACTGCTGTAAGGGGAACTGTTCTTCCTATAAAATTGGTTTCAATATTTGCAGTATTCAGTCCGGCGAAGTACTGTTCATTAATAGTCTCTCCATCACATCCTACTCCATGCGGTATAATATTCGTAACACTTACAGGGCCTGCACCTCCGGGAAGTACTGCCAGATTGGTGTAGCTAGGATCACCGACTTTTTTTAGAAGAAGGGCAAAACTGTCGGCAAAATCACCACATGGGAATCCGCTTGTATATTCTTCTGATGCAAATAAATAATTGAATTTCACCTGGTTGCTGTTCGGAACGAAATCAAATTCAACTGCTACTACATCTTTTAGGATAACAGGGGGATTAACAGCAGCTACCAGATCAGGATCATTGACACCTGAATTCGGAACTTCGTCTGAGAGCGGGTTGGTTCCTTCGTACCCGTTTCCTGCTCTTCTCGCTTTACCGGCAACTAATACTATACCATCATTGAAAGGAAAATTGGTTGTGCCCTTATTAAAATACCCCCACGCCCTTTCCGTATCTGTCGCCAGCTGATTGGGAGATACCGTAACGTTGGTTACATTAGGAGCAGCACACACAGATCCTCCGGATATCAGTACGTTTTTTACAAGCTGTTCAATCGTATAAGCAGACTGGGGATAAGTCGGAACATTCACATCTATGAATGCGCCTGCTTTCATGGTAGCCGGGGTGGCTTTTTTGGGAGGAGATTTCCTTCTGACATTCTGGGAAAATACTGCTGCAGAAGTAAACAGTAATACCAGAAATAAAAAGTATTTGTTTAATCTATAACCTAACATTTTATAATTGTTTGTTCAAATGTAGCAAAAATATCAGTAAAAAACATCTTTTTAACACAACATACAAACAATTCACCATATGCATTCACAATAAATTTATTTTATAATTATATATTCCACAAAATTAGTAGGATTTATTTCTTCATCTTAAAAACAAAAACAGACAGGTTGATGTCCTGTCTGTTTTTGTTTTTAAGAAAATTATTATTCTTTATTCATTGTCTTTTTTCAGCTGCTCTATTTCTGTCTGAAGCTGGCTGATAATATCTTTCAGAGCCTTGATTTCATTTTTGTTGGAACTCACATTACTCTTCAGTATTACATTTTTGGCTCTTTCATTATGGTCTTCATCATCTTCGTCTTCATTGATTTCTTCGATGTCTTCCTGGATATCTTCAATGTCCTCATTGATTTCCTCGATATCCTCACTGATCTCTTCAATGTCTTCGCTGATTTCTTCGATATCTTCCTGGATATCTTCAATGTCTTCACTGATCTCCTCGATATCTACCTGGATATCTTCAATCTTTTCATGGCTCTTGTTCACAGACATCTGAATGAAAATAGCCAGATAAATTGCCTCTAAAGAAACTACTGTTGTAAGGATCAGAAGCATTTTATCAAACTCAACAATATTGAGCATGGGCAGAAGAAATGACGTGATGAAAAATAAGGTATGAACAATAAGCGAAGGGATAGACCCTACCCACCACGTAATACCATTCGCTATTTTTTCTAAAACTTCTGTTTTTTCTTTTTCCTTTTTCATCTTTTCTGTGTTATAAAAGTTCTTTGGTCACTCCAAGACCAAACAGGGCAAAATCATATTTGGCAGGATCGTTTTCATCAAATTTCCTGATGGCAGCATCAAGCTCTTCCACGGTTTTCCAGTCATTCTGGGTCCTGAAAACAAGTCCAAGCTTTCTGGAAATATTCCCGGTATGCACATCTAACGGAATCGAAAGATGCTTCTGGTTTATATTCTCCCAGATACCAAAATCCACGCCACGCTTATCATTCCTCACCATCCACCGCAGAAACATAATGATTCTTTTGGAAGAAGAGTTCTTATAAGGAGAGCTGATATGTTTATGGCTCCTATGTTTCTCCGTTTCCAGAAAACTGCTTCTGAATCTTTCAATAGCATGCTGAAAATTCGTCTCCTGATCTTTTACGAGGAATAAATTTTCCAGGCTTTCATTTTCTTTATAGATTTTATTGAACTGCCTGATAAAGTAAGCAAAATCCTCACCATTAAATGTTCTGTGAATACTTTTGTTCTGAAGGATTTCCAGGTCTTTTTCAGAATGATTCAACACGAAATCATAGGGAGAATTTTCCATAATATCCAGCATCTTATCTGCTGAACGGATGATGGATTTCCGGTTTCCCCATGAAATAGTGGCGGCCAGAAAACCTGCAATTTCAATGTCCTGTTTTACACTGAAACGGTGCGGAATCTGTATGGGGTCATCTTCAATAAAATCAGGACTGTTGTACTGATCTGCCTTTTCATTCAAAAAGCTTTTTAATTCTTCAAAACTGAGCATACCGTTCTTAAATTTTTACGCTTTCCAATGCTTTCGGCAGGAAGGTATTGGGAAAAACATTTCTGGCCTCATCGGTAAACACCGTAAGGTCTGCATACCGGTTTGAAAAATGTCCAAGGATCAGTTTTCCCACTTCAGCTTTCTGAGCGATCATTGCTGCTTCCAAAGCAGTAGAATGCCCGGTATAGTCTGCCATTTCTTTCAAATCATGAAGAAAAGTGGATTCGTGGTATAGAGCGGTTACATTTTTAATGATTGGGATCACTGTTTCAAGATAGCGGGTATCACTGCAGAAGGCATAGGAAACAGGAGCCGCGGGATCCAGGGTCAGTACTTCATTTTTAAGGACATACCCGTCACTCAAAACAAAATCTTTTCCTGCTTTTATATTGTGATAATCGCAGGTTTCTATTTCGCTGTACTTGGCAATTTCCTTCATGTTCAGATGCCTGTCTTTAGGTTTTTCTTTAAAAAGGTACCCGTTGCAGTATATCCTGTGATCCAATGGAATGGTATATACTTCTACCCTGCTGTCTTCATAGATCTTTTCAGAATAATCTTTATCCAGCTCATGATAAATCACTTCAAAGCCACGGTGCGTTTCTGTAATGGTAAAGATTGTTTCCAGCATTTTCTTGATTCCTTTCGGACCATAAACGTGCAGGGGATTATCTCTTCCCAGCAAACGGAAAGAAGCAATGAGCCCGGGAAGACCAAAGCAGTGATCCCCGTGAAGGTGTGATATAAAGATATGATTGATCTTTGAAAATCTCGCTTTCGCTTTTCTCAGCTGTACCTGGGTTCCTTCTCCGCAATCGATCAGGAAGTATCTTTCTTCCATTTCCAGCAGCTGTGCCGTAGGTGAAGAATTAATGGTCGGAATAGCTGAGTTAAAGCCTAATATCGTTAAATAAGTACTCAAATCAATAGTTTATTGTAACAAATGTACGACAGAAAATCTAAACATAAATTTTTAGATTCAAGTTTAAACGCTGAAAAGCATAGGATATTATTCTTTTACTTTTAAAAAGTCCAGGAACAGGTCTAATGCCTGTTTGCGGTGGCTTATTTTGTTCTTATCTTCGGGATTCATCTCTGCAAAAGTTCTGTCGTAATCTTCAGGAACGAAAATAGGATCGTAGCCGAACCCTTTGTGTCCTTTGTTTTCTGTAAGTAAATTTCCGTGAACTCTTCCTTCAAAATAACGGGCGCCATTTTCGTCATAATAGCAAAGAACGGTAATGAAATAGGCTTTTCTATTTTCCTGATCTTCCAGTTCGCTTAAAACCTTTTCAATATTTTTTGCGAAATCATGGTCTCCTGCATAACGGGCAGAGAAGATTCCGGGTCTGCCATCCAGAGCTTCTACAACAAGGCCACTGTCATCACCTAAACTGGGAATTCCTGTTTTTTCGAAACAATATTTTGCTTTGATAAGGGCATTGGCATTGAAAGAATCACCATCTTCTACAATCTCTTCATGAATATCATAATCTGTAAGGCTTTTTACTGGAAAATCGTTTCCTAAGATCTGTTGTATTTCTTCTTTTTTGTGTTCGTTATGGGTCGCAACTAATAATTCCATGTTTATATTCATTTTGCTCTTTATTCTTTCTGTTATGATTTCTGACAATCTTCAGCCTCTAATTTATATTTCAGCGTAATGCACTTTATATTTTCTCGTAAAAAGATAGTAAAACAGAGAAAAAAGTACAATTCCGGCAGCTAAAATAATCCATTCGGAAATTTTAAAAGCATCGGCAAAGCTTTCGCTTTTGGTATAAGTGACCAGCAATGAAGAACACAGATTGTTAAACCCATGCAGCAACATTGGCAGCAGCAATGATTTTGTTTTATAATACACCAGCCCCAATACACATCCCAGCAATACTGCTCCTACAAACTGCCACGGATTGGCATGAACCAGTCCAAAGATAATGGAGGCATAAAAAATGGCTCTCCTGGGATCTACTCCTTTGTTCATGAGTCCTTTCTGAATAATTCCCCTAAAGATAATTTCTTCAAAAATAGGTGCCATAATTACAGTCATGATGATCATGACTACCGGCTCAAAGGTCAGCTGCTCCATAAGCTGTGAGAAAAATTCATAATATTTCCCCCAGAACGGGCCTGTAGTCGGGATGAGAGAGGTAATAAATTCTGAAATAAACATCATCCCGATCATCATGGGAAATATCAGGAGGTAAGTATAAAAATTCGTTGGAGAAAAATTGAAGTTCAACTTTTTCCCGGTGGAGGGTCTTACGATAAAAAAATCAAAAAAGGCAATAGCAGTTAAGAATCCGGCTGCATTGGTCACCATCAGAAACCATTCTTTCAGTTCGAGATTTTCCTTAAAAGCAATTTTCCAGAAACTGCCGAAAAAAGAAACAGCCATTGTTCCTATAAATAACCCTGCCAGTAAAACAAGACCGCCGATCCATGTGAAGGTAAACTTCGGATACCTGCTATTTTCCATACTTTTCTCTGTAAAAAGTTTATAAAAACAAAGGTAATTTTTTTGAAAGCCTTAAGCAACTAAAAAGGGAAATTCTTATGGGGGTACAAGTTTCGGGATTCGGGTTACGAGATGTGGGTTTCGGGATGCAAAATGCGGTATTCAGGATGGGCTTTCATAGTTGAAAAGTTTTTAAGGTTTGAGTGTTTTATTATAACTCTAATAAATAAACTGACAAACCCGAAACCCACATCTCGTAACCCGTAACCCGGATCCCACAACTTATTCTTCCAAATTATTTGAAACCTCGTAAAAAATCCCGATTTTTGCAACTTCAAAATACACTATGTCAGACTTAATCAAAGAAATACAAAAAAGAAAGACTTTCGGAATTATTTCCCACCCGGATGCCGGAAAAACAACCCTCACGGAAAAGTTACTGCTTTTCGGGGGTGCCATCCAGGAAGCCGGTGCGGTAAAATCCAATAAAATAAAAAAAGGAGCTACCTCCGACTTTATGGAAATCGAAAGACAGAGAGGAATCTCTGTGGCGACTTCCGTATTGGCTTTTGAATATAAAGACCACAAGATCAATATCCTGGATACCCCGGGTCACAAAGATTTTGCAGAAGACACCTATAGAACCTTAACGGCTGTAGACTCTGTAATCGTTGTAATTGACGTTGCCAAAGGGGTTGAGGAACAGACTGAAAAACTGGTAAAGGTCTGCAGGATGAGAAACATCCCGATGTTGGTATTCATCAATAAGCTTGACCGTGAAGGTAAAGATGCGTTTGATCTTTTGGATGAGGTTGAGCAGAAATTAGGGTTAAGAGTGGTTCCGT
Protein-coding sequences here:
- a CDS encoding CPBP family intramembrane glutamic endopeptidase, whose product is MENSRYPKFTFTWIGGLVLLAGLFIGTMAVSFFGSFWKIAFKENLELKEWFLMVTNAAGFLTAIAFFDFFIVRPSTGKKLNFNFSPTNFYTYLLIFPMMIGMMFISEFITSLIPTTGPFWGKYYEFFSQLMEQLTFEPVVMIIMTVIMAPIFEEIIFRGIIQKGLMNKGVDPRRAIFYASIIFGLVHANPWQFVGAVLLGCVLGLVYYKTKSLLLPMLLHGFNNLCSSLLVTYTKSESFADAFKISEWIILAAGIVLFSLFYYLFTRKYKVHYAEI
- a CDS encoding choice-of-anchor L domain-containing protein; its protein translation is MLGYRLNKYFLFLVLLFTSAAVFSQNVRRKSPPKKATPATMKAGAFIDVNVPTYPQSAYTIEQLVKNVLISGGSVCAAPNVTNVTVSPNQLATDTERAWGYFNKGTTNFPFNDGIVLVAGKARRAGNGYEGTNPLSDEVPNSGVNDPDLVAAVNPPVILKDVVAVEFDFVPNSNQVKFNYLFASEEYTSGFPCGDFADSFALLLKKVGDPSYTNLAVLPGGAGPVSVTNIIPHGVGCDGETINEQYFAGLNTANIETNFIGRTVPLTAVATVIPGQTYHFKLVLADALDQRYDSAVFLQGGSFDIGMTIVDGNGNPLGDTINMCDNTPQVLKAQVSTVPGMTYKWYKDGVVIPNATSATYIATSPGVYQVKTFVGGTECQQASITIIGGTSPTAQNATLKLCATPALSTFNLEDAKPQISTTAGAVFRFYANQADAQAQNNNFITNLTNYNGTDGQVIYVVVSNGAFCSKLVTLTLKREETPVAQLNAPRLRICEGESLILTASGGVTYQWGDTSATGGVRTVSPTQTTTYTVYAIGAQGCKSLQPATITIDVVPAIVSSLKGGQICEGDMILLDAGSGPGYTYEWNTGETTQGITVGTPGEYTVTISNGVCSKEFKTLVIQAGIPEIIKVDYNDNGTMVLTATNPSNGILEYSVDNGFTWQSSNVFSNVPKNTVISIRVKVKNTSCVGFLEYFTFVMKNVITPNGDNVNDIIDFSGVSSYKDFNGRVFDRYGKEVFKAGKTRPYWDGYFQGKRLPTASYWYQVTYQDPASKQMAVKTGWILLKNLE
- the rdgB gene encoding RdgB/HAM1 family non-canonical purine NTP pyrophosphatase translates to MELLVATHNEHKKEEIQQILGNDFPVKSLTDYDIHEEIVEDGDSFNANALIKAKYCFEKTGIPSLGDDSGLVVEALDGRPGIFSARYAGDHDFAKNIEKVLSELEDQENRKAYFITVLCYYDENGARYFEGRVHGNLLTENKGHKGFGYDPIFVPEDYDRTFAEMNPEDKNKISHRKQALDLFLDFLKVKE
- a CDS encoding TIGR02757 family protein; its protein translation is MLSFEELKSFLNEKADQYNSPDFIEDDPIQIPHRFSVKQDIEIAGFLAATISWGNRKSIIRSADKMLDIMENSPYDFVLNHSEKDLEILQNKSIHRTFNGEDFAYFIRQFNKIYKENESLENLFLVKDQETNFQHAIERFRSSFLETEKHRSHKHISSPYKNSSSKRIIMFLRWMVRNDKRGVDFGIWENINQKHLSIPLDVHTGNISRKLGLVFRTQNDWKTVEELDAAIRKFDENDPAKYDFALFGLGVTKELL
- a CDS encoding ribonuclease Z encodes the protein MSTYLTILGFNSAIPTINSSPTAQLLEMEERYFLIDCGEGTQVQLRKAKARFSKINHIFISHLHGDHCFGLPGLIASFRLLGRDNPLHVYGPKGIKKMLETIFTITETHRGFEVIYHELDKDYSEKIYEDSRVEVYTIPLDHRIYCNGYLFKEKPKDRHLNMKEIAKYSEIETCDYHNIKAGKDFVLSDGYVLKNEVLTLDPAAPVSYAFCSDTRYLETVIPIIKNVTALYHESTFLHDLKEMADYTGHSTALEAAMIAQKAEVGKLILGHFSNRYADLTVFTDEARNVFPNTFLPKALESVKI
- a CDS encoding DUF1003 domain-containing protein — protein: MKKEKEKTEVLEKIANGITWWVGSIPSLIVHTLFFITSFLLPMLNIVEFDKMLLILTTVVSLEAIYLAIFIQMSVNKSHEKIEDIQVDIEEISEDIEDIQEDIEEISEDIEEISEDIEEINEDIEDIQEDIEEINEDEDDEDHNERAKNVILKSNVSSNKNEIKALKDIISQLQTEIEQLKKDNE